The Pararge aegeria chromosome 8, ilParAegt1.1, whole genome shotgun sequence genome window below encodes:
- the LOC120626081 gene encoding histone-lysine N-methyltransferase 2C-like isoform X2 — protein MIKCYKVAPKDTKADLKRCLKEKSIYKVDYKDNVSYRNAAKWRKKSTQNNKMSNNTTIATSERRIITSAIATLIYQDQSYLENGIAFDDLVRVAASQESKYSKKQLETIINKELTSGSLVKLPNGTLALGPADHDGDSSDSFKFEYNDCNTKMTSSANSSCRSSPQRMRGRPKKRGGGASSNSTHSSTTNNNAGVRVGERRKMAKKVFDPSDNNVPSKRKRGRPVGSLNKSTIKKRLMIAGKDKEDTPLSDSQRSLDGSADEIEQDEPQPHETSGVCSVCRVQKPRGSNDRLVECRDCNNKAHLSCLQSGSGILKPRPDNTWQCPHCKTCVVCCETNDAGTLTVCSICSDAYHALCHTPRIPERLKAWDQWECNNCLESRPTVVGSPAIIPNNINSIEYCKKPSPAIDPFLKPHELDRAATKLIDETPIDISIPDISNWNVDDVYDYFTEHFPEAAPILKEQEFDGQALSMARRADIVRGLGLPLGPALALYRIVVKLQTRKDDWTMCWG, from the exons aaATGAGTAATAATACAACTATTGCAACCAGTGAGCGACGAATTATAACATCTGCTATCGCAACTTTAATATACCAAGATCAAAGTTACTTAGAAAATGGCATTGCATTTGATGATCTTGTGAGAGTTGCAGCTTCACAGGAGTCCAAATATTCTAAGAAACAACttgaaacaattattaataaagaattgaCATCAGGTAGTTTGGTTAAGCTACCAAATGGCACTTTGGCCCTCGGCCCTGCCGATCATGATGGAGACAGCTCTGATAGTTTCAAATTTGAATATAATGATTGTAACACAAAG ATGACTTCTTCAGCCAATTCTTCATGTCGGTCCTCACCACAGCGCATGAGAGGTAGACCTAAAAAACGTGGTGGTGGAGCATCCAGTAATAGCACACACAGTAGCACTACAAACAACAATGCAGGTGTAAGAGTTGGTGAGAGACGTAAAATGGCCAAAAAAGTATTTGATCCATCTGACAATAATGTTCCAAGCAAACGTAAAAGAGGCAGACCAGTTGGATCTCTAAACAAAAGTACAATAAAGAAGAGATTAATGATAGCAGGCAAAGATAAGGAAGACACTCCCTTATCAGATAGTCAGCGTTCATTAGATGGAAGTGCAGATGAAATAGAACAAGATGAACCCCAACCTCACGAAACATCAGGTGTCTGCTCAGTTTGCAGGGTGCAAAAACCACGAGGATCAAATGACAGACTGGTAGAGTGTCGAGATTGTAATAATAAAGCTCATTTGAGTTGTTTACAATCTGGTTCAGGTATTTTAAAACCTCGGCCAGATAACACATGGCAGTGCCCGCATTGTAAAACTTGTGTAGTCTGCTGTGAAACTAATGATGCT gGTACATTAACTGTATGCAGTATTTGCTCTGATGCATATCATGCCTTATGCCACACCCCACGGATACCTGAAAGGCTCAAAGCATGGGATCAGTGGGAATGCAATAATTGTCTAGAATCCCGTCCTACAGTCGTGGGATCCCCTGCTATAATACCAAATAACATAAATAGTATAGAATATTGTAAAAAACCTTCACCAGCAATAGACCCATTTTTAAAACCACACGAATTAGATAGAGCAGCCACAAAATTAATTGATGAAACGCCGATAGATATAAGTATACCAGATATAAGTAACTGGAATGTAGATGATGTATATGACTACTTCACTGAGCATTTTCCTGAAGCAGCCCCAATTTTAAAAGAACAG gaattTGATGGTCAAGCTTTGAGTATGGCGCGCCGAGCGGACATTGTTCGTGGTTTAGGACTGCCCCTTGGTCCTGCATTGGCCCTATACAGGATTGTAGTGAAACTACAGACAAGAAAAGATGATTGGACAATGTGTTGGGGATGA
- the LOC120626082 gene encoding mpv17-like protein 2, which translates to MFRLNILKMIQPIVNLSHQRRMKSSFYRGVHFLFKKNLLLTNSVTSGGFMAIGDWVQQEVEIHAKLLPAFDWSRAARMLIVGTVMGPLHHYYYIYLDKLMPLANLKTVAIKIISDQLFASPATILCFFYGMGVLEKKTISQCTEEIKQKFVYTYLGDCLFWPPVQFVNFYYLPTHYRVFYINIATMVFNVFLSFIKHYDLYK; encoded by the exons ATGTTCCGccttaatattttgaaaatgataCAGCCAATAGTCAATTTAAGTCACCAAAGAAGAATGAAGTCTTCTTTTTACAGAGGAGTGcactttctatttaaaaaaaatcttttattgacAAATAGTGTCACATCAGGAGGATTTATGGCTATTGGAGATTGGGTTCAGCAGGAAGTTGAAATACATGCAAAACTTTTACCTGCATTTGACTGGTCTCGGGCAG CAAGGATGTTAATAGTTGGTACTGTTATGGGGCCGTTACATCactactattatatttatttagataaattaaTGCCACTAGCCAACCTGAAAACTGTTGCGATAAAGATAATAAGCGATCAGTTATTTGCATCTCCAGCTACCATTTTATGCTTTTTCTATGGAATGGGAGTTTTGGAAAAGAAAACTATTAGCCAATGCACggaagaaataaaacaaaagtttgtGTATACTTACTTG GGTGATTGTTTATTTTGGCCACCAGTGcagtttgttaatttttattatctgcCAACACACTACAgggtattttatattaatattgcaaCAATGGttttcaatgtatttttatcatttatcaaGCATTACGATCTTTACAAATAA